A window of Garra rufa chromosome 11, GarRuf1.0, whole genome shotgun sequence genomic DNA:
tacactaccagtcaaattttttttttgctcaccaagcctgcatttatttgatccaaagtacagaaaaacaagtataaatttgaaatgtttaaatttataatatatattaaaaaaatgcttttatatttgaatatattttaaaatgtaatttattcctgtgatttcaaagctgaatttttagcatcattactgcagtcacacgatccttcagaaatcattctaatattgggatttgctgcttaaaaaaacatttattattattatgttgaaaacagcggagtataaCTTTTCAGGTTTTtcagaatagaaagttcagaagaacagtatttttctgaaatagaaatatttatcaACACTttgaaacaatttaaagcatccttgctaaataaaagtattactttctataatttctttccaccccccaaaaacttttgaatggtatagtatataatgttacaaaagctttttaattcagataaatgctgatctttggatctttctattcattagagatgtatacatcacataaaagctcaataaataagctttctattgatatttggtttgttaggataggacaatatttggccgagatacatctatttgaaaatctggaatctgagggtgcaaaaaaatcaaaatactgagaaaatcacctttaaaattctccaaattaagttcttaacaatgcatataactaatcaaaaattacattttaatatatttatagtaaatcttcatggaacatgatctttacttaatttcctaatgatttttggcattaaagaaaaatcaataattttgacccatacaatgtatttttggctattgttacaaatgtaccccagcgacttaagactggttttgtggtccagggtcacatatatgtttcttgaacagcaaatcagcatattagaatgatttctaaaggatcgtgtgacactgaagactggagtaatgatgctgaaaatctagctttgatcacaggaataaattgcattttaaaatatatttaaatagaaagcagttatttcaaatagtaaaaatatttcacaatattactgcttttgctgtactttggatcaaattaacgcagacttggtaagcagaagagaagtctttaaaaaacattaaaaatcgtactgttcaaacttttgactgacaGAAAAATTAAGTAAAGGAAGGTTTACATCTGTTCttttaaatgtgtaaatatgATATTTACCCATCAAAATAACCAGCAACCAAAAATGATCATCTGTGATTTTAAATGGCAATTTTGCTTACCTCTCAACAGGCTTCATGAAGCTTTTAGACAACTATGAGAGGTCCACTGGTGTGGCAGAGAGGGTGACCGCTGAGGAGGTGACTGAAAATAACTCCTTTCTGGATGCCATCTTAGAGACAGCAGTCATGAAGGTATGAATTCACCCTCTAATAACTCAAATCATATTTTTTACCACATAGAAATGCATATTTTCTCTTGTTTCTAGATGCAATGGCTAAATGAAAAGTTAGTACAAATTTAGTGAGAAGATTCTCTACAAGAGAAGTTCACCTTTTTCCTGTTGCTAACCAAAATATTGTGGTTGTTCCCTGCCACACCCTGTTCTTGGAAGCTACATATTATGACAAGAGGAAAAAATGTGAAAGGGcgtatgatgatgatgattctgGGGTCATTCGTTTAGAGCATTAAAGAAATAGTTAACCCGAAACATGAACATTTGcagaacatttactcaccctcaggccatccaagatgtagatgagtttcttgatcggaacagatttggagaactttagcattacataacttgctcaccaatgggtcctttgtagtgaatgggtgccgtcagaatgagagtccaaacagctactAAAAAccttacaataatccacaagtagttCACACAGCTCTTGGGAtcgaaaagctgcatgtttgtaataataaaatgtattatgtacatcttggatgccctgagggcgagctattcctttaaatttgtttttaatctCAAAAAATAGTTTTACTCCCTCAGCGTGCCCACCGGTACCTGATTGGAAAGGGAAAATCACGCTCGGATCTGAGACAGTTCAAGAGTCAGTTGTACTACATGTGGTTCCGCCTTTATCATAGAGACAGAAACGGAGGGTAAGCGACTTACACCAgagcaacataaaataaatatatattttatttcttatctgctctaattaaaaaatacatcttatttttttttttttttcaaaaagggaGGACTCCAGTGGATTTGAGCATGTGTTTGTTGGGGAAACCAAGTTTGGTAGAGAAATCATGGGTCTTCACAACTGGGTCCAGTTTTACCTGCAAGAGAAGCAGGAGCTTCTTGATTACAAGGGCTATAAAGCCAGAGACAATGAtgtggtacttttttttttttatcaataaatcTGAAGAATGTtaaatacacactaccagtcaaaagatttttaatgtattttaaagaatttatttgatccaaaataaaacaaaagcagtaataatgtgaaatatttttactgcttaaaataacagatttctatttgaatctattttaaaatgtaatttattcctgtgatcaaagctacattttcagcatcattactccagactttagtgtcacatgatccttcagaagaaattttagaaattaacatgattgctttaaattgatcaaaagtgatgaaaaagacatttataatgttttaaaagatttatattttatattataaatgctgttctgaactttctattcatcaaagaaacctgaaaaaaaaatctacttagctgttttcaacataataataatattaatacgtgtttttgagcagcaaatcagaatattggaatttctgaaggatcacatgactggagtaatgatgctaaaaattcagctttgaattcacaggaataaattacattttaaaataaatgcaaataaaaaaacttatttaaatagtaaaaatattttactgtttctgctgtactttggatcaaataaatgcaggcttgctgagcagaattctttaaaaaacaaaaatattactgttcaaaaacttttgactgatagtataTGTAAGAAGTTGTTGTTCTGTGTACAGACTTTTctgaatctgtttttgttttttctttcatgcAGCCTGATGACGATGACCACGTCTTGAATGTGCAGTTCAGCTGGCATGGGTTGGTCAAGCCGGTGGCCAGTGCTTTTGTTGGTGTGAGTCCTGAGTTTGAGATGGCCATCTTTACCATCCTGTTCCTCACGTCCACTGAGAAGACCACCACAGCCGTGGTCAATCTGGATGAGTACCAGCTGGAGATGGTGGTGCATAGACACGGCCGCTCCATCGGGACGGCTTATCCCAAAATGCTGAGCAGCAACAACAGACACATATAGATATCACATACTGTACTATTCTGACAGTagctttttttatagttttaaagGGCATATGGTAATTTTAGATGAGTAGACATTTGTTTTGTATTGGAGAAAATGCTTGTTTACTGTGCTAATATGTTTAACATACTACAGTATGCTCATGGTAATTTCTTATATCTTTTATATCTGGCTGCCTATTTTGACTATGACTGCTGTTATATGCATAGTTGGTAATGGGAAAATATGTTTTacattaaaaagattttttttgatccacttgtGTGATTATATTGGTTACATTTCTTTTTTGAGACATATAAAGCATTGTCTTTCAATGTGACATGCTTTACTTCATATAGAGTTACTATAAACACTTATGATATACTTAGTAAAAAACTCTtactataaaaaaatgtaaataaaaaactattattGTGTAATTGTTGTTACACATACAGATTAATGGCATCATACTTATGAAAAACAATGGGGAATATttgtacaccaccagtcaaaagtttttgaacagtaagatttagaAGTCtcttgctcatcaagcctgcatttatttgatccaaaatacagcaaaaacaccaatattctgaaatagtttaactatttaaaataactgttttctatttgaatatattttaaaatgtaatttattcctgtgattttaaagctgaaattttagaatcattactccagtcacatgatccttcagaaatcattttaaaatttctgttttgctgctcaaaaaacatttatcattattatgttgaaaacagctgagtagattttttttaggtttctttgatgaatagaaagttcagaagaactgctttctttttttcttttgtaacattataaatgtctttatcatcacttttgatcaattaaaagtattaatttctgtaatttatataatatatagcttttgaatggtatagtgtataatgttacaaaagccttttatttcagattaatgctgatctttggatttttatATTCaacaaagtatcctgaaaaaaattactcagctgttttaaatatatgataatgataagaataaaaaaatgttttcttgaacagcaaatcagtatattagaatgaaggatcatgtgatcaaGACCAGgatcaagactggagtaatgattctgaaaatttagctttcacagaaataaattacattttaaaatatattcaaatagaaaacagttatttaaaatggtaaaaaaaaaaatatttcacaacattgccgcttttgttgtattttggatcaaataaatgcaggcttggtgaacaggagagaattctttaaaatacataaaagatCTTACTCTTCAAAAACTTATGGCTAATTAATTTGTCATGCCACAGAATTACgttaacagaaataaataaataaatgaattaattaattcatacattaaaatattaaagaaTGTAATTTACAATTATAAAAAAACGTTGGTGACTAGTTACAACATCTACAGTTGTTCACTTTAAAACGTCAATGAACACTAGTGGAAATGCTTCTACTTTGCATTTTTTAGTTTAATTCTGGTTTCAGTTACATTTTGAATACCGAATTTCCAGTGTGGTGCGCTTTTCTATTGTTATATTGTATAGTACATATTGTAGGTCGCATGTATGAGATTATTGAAGAAAAAACGTGGACATTGGTTGGAATACATTTGCGCTCATTCGTTCCTCCCCGGTCTGATTTTCATGTTACACCTCACACTTTCACGTGTAGCGCAAACTTCCGTTCAGAGTGTATTTCACCTGGTTACGGCGTGTATGATGGTTTCCTAACTTATATGATATTATTCACATTTGCGGTTTATCGGCATCACAACTAATAAAAGAAATGCTGCAGGAGGAGTTTGGGGAAATGACTCCCCAGCAGCTCGCTGCTCCAGTCGACACTGTGGAGGTGAGTGAATAGTGGCAAGAGTGCAACTGTCATAATGCACTATCAATATAGCAAACGATATTATGTTTATTAGTTTAATAGATATACAGTTCCCGTGTCTCCTTTTGTATTGCAGGAAAAGTGGAAGCTGCTTCCAGCCTTTCTGAAGGTAAAATCAAGTTGCTAACGTCAATGACAGTCTCATGATAAATGCAACACATTAACTGACAGCAGCATATGGATAGTTAATATGTCAaccgtttaaaaaaaattatatatatatatatatatatatatatatatatatatatatatatatatatatatatataattttctggTTGTATATTATACTTATTATAGAATTATTATTCAGGCGATTATATGATGTCATAATAATTAAAGGACTACATTTGGACTTATTTTGTCATACCACAGGAATAGAgaacttaaaaattaaaaacttgttTGGTTGTTATATAAAGAAGTtgataaaaatgatgaaaaatatgaatctttcttgaaTCTTGATGTTGAATTGGAAAGTAACGTTTAAGTTTTATTTGTCAACTATCAAATATCATACATTCTTATCATCCAGCAAGAATTATGTGAAATTATATTCAATTTACAGCTTCTAATGTTATGTTcatgtcattatttttattttttaggttaAAGGCTTAGTCAAGCAGCACATCGACTCCTTCAATTACTTCATCAATGTTGAGGTTTGTTGAATGATTACTATACATATTTTGTACCAGCAAAACAATTTGACATTTGCAAAAAGCTTTAGTAGCAGTAACTATTAAtgactattactattactaatctCTCCAGATAAAAAAGATCATGAAGGCGAACGAGAAGATCACAAGTGATGCTGACCCAATGTGGTATCTGAAGTAAGTATATTATTCGGTTAGACATATTTGCACGTTATTAATTTAGTATGTCAAGTTAGTGTTATTTATATACCATTATATTTATTAGTAATGTTTTATTGATAGCATTTAAATAATAtacttatttttattcagttagtAACTTTTTatctaatgtttatattttattttacagttgaggtcagaagtttacatacaccttgcagaatctgtaaaagtgttattttaccaaaataataagatgtttcacataaaagacgtctaagatgtagtccacaaaagaaaatagtagttgaattaataaaaatgttcaaaatattcaaaagtttacaccccattGTTTCTTtatagtgttgttacctgaatgatccacagctgtttttttttttctttcttaaatttagtgatagttgtttatgagttccatgtttgtcctgaacagttaaacagaaaaatccttcaggtcccacaaatattttggttgttcagcatttttgtctatttgaaccctttccaacaacgactgtatgattttgagatcatcttttcacaccgaggacaactgagtgactcatatgcaactattagagaaggttaaaacacttcagaaggaaacataatgcactaagagccaggggtgtaaacttttgaacagaaagatgtgtacgtttttctcattttgcctaaatatcatatttttttcatttagtactgcccttcagaagctacagaagatacttagatgtttcccagaagacaaaataagttaaatgtaccctgatcttcaaattccaaaagttttcaccccctgggtcTTAATGCAGTTtcattttgaagcatcagtgactgtttgaaccttttgtaatagttgcacatgagtccctcagtcgtcctcagtgtcacaaaaaaacacagctgtggatcattcaggtaacaacacagtcttaagaattaagcgtatgtaaacctttgaacggggtcatttttataaattcaactatttctcttgtggactaaatgtgaATGTCTCTCTTTAGGTCagtattgaataaaaaataacgtgTTTTTTAacgatctctcttattttggtaaaattctgGTTATCAATAACAACACTGCATGTTATACCTCATCCATTTATAGATACCTCAATATCTACGTTGGCATGCCTGATGTAGAAGAAAGCTTTAATGTAACCCGACCAGTGTCCCCACATGAGGTAACAATTTTGTTTCTCTGTGGCctgaaaaatattcatatttaaatcaaGCTTAAaagcttttcaaagaaaaaaaagagttaaTGATGATTGTGTTTTAACCACTAGTGTCGTCTGAGAGATATGACGTATTCAGCCCCCATCACTGTGGATATAGAGTACACCCGAGGCAGCCAGAGAATCATTCGCAATGCTCTCCCTATTGGAAGGTACCCATGTGTGGACTAAACGCATTGCAAACACCTTCATATGTTTTCTTTTGCCTAGCAAGTTTAAATGcacttttcttcttcttcttgttttaATAGGATGCCAATAATGCTGCGAAGCTCCAACTGTGTGTTGACAGGCAAGACGCCGATGGAGTTTTCTAAGCTTAATGAATGTCCTCTGGATCCaggtagatcatcttcagactgtgatATTTGTTTGTATGCCGTAGTATGATGCAGATAATCCCATCTGAAACCTCATGTGTGTGGGAGCAGATCATGGTGCACAGGCATGATATAGGATTTGTCTGTGTGCAGGTGGTTATTTCATTGTGAAAGGGCAAGAAAAGGTCATTCTCATTCAGGAACAGTTATCCAAGAACCGTATCATTGTAGAGCAAGATCGCAAAGGTGCTGTGGGAGCCTCGGTCACCAGGTGCTGAAAATTGCTCTTCTGTttaagtaatattaattaactttatttaaaatgcaCCC
This region includes:
- the endouc gene encoding uridylate-specific endoribonuclease C codes for the protein MRKGYDFGWILLLPALFSFSDASSQTVNQELSNIFNELWKLDVNRLKPGTHYNISLQGKAGYIPQGSTRAVDHASSPLFSSVDEAKLNSITTYARFMKLLDNYERSTGVAERVTAEEVTENNSFLDAILETAVMKRAHRYLIGKGKSRSDLRQFKSQLYYMWFRLYHRDRNGGEDSSGFEHVFVGETKFGREIMGLHNWVQFYLQEKQELLDYKGYKARDNDVPDDDDHVLNVQFSWHGLVKPVASAFVGVSPEFEMAIFTILFLTSTEKTTTAVVNLDEYQLEMVVHRHGRSIGTAYPKMLSSNNRHI